The window CTTTCCACAACAACTTTCAGCCAGAGCAGGAACGTGATAAGAACAAAGATGATGAACGTCGTCTGCCAGAGGTAGACGTGGACGAAGTCAAACGCACCAGGAAAGTTGACACCAACCAGTGCCAGCACGACGAGTCTCAATATATTAAAACCATACAGTACAGGGATGCCTGAAACAACGCCTATTATCTTGCTCCTGGTATTTGCAGGATATGCGATTATAGCCGCGATATAGACGATGATCGAGAATACAGCTGTGCACTCATCGATGATCTTCAGGTTGAGATCGCACGTTGTAATGACATCCCCACTGACTGTGGTATCCATCCCGATAAGTGTGAGGGTCGATCCAAGCAGTATCGCTGTAACAACCCTCATCACCAGAAACTCATCTCTGAAGGTGTAAAATATCCCATAAAGTACTGTCATCACTATGACAAAGCTGATGATGAACTTCCCAGGTTCACTCTTAAGCTGTGCCTTTATATCCACACCTCTCGTTTGCTGCTCATATTATAAAAGAATAAGTTTTTATGCAGGGCAGGGCAAATATGGAGATGGATGGGCGTCAGAAAACAGCAGGTTCAGGAACATAAACGGGAGCTTGATCATGTCGTCACAGAGTGGATGAAGACTATAGGTATTCCAGAGCCATATTACATTCATATAAGCGATTTAAAGGATGGAGTTTACATATCAAAGCGCTCTCGATGGTTTTACGATGCCAGAAAAGGTGAATTTGTTCTTGAGATTACAACAAGCAAACTGTGCGAAGATCTGATCACAAATCACCTCAAAGGATGGTGCTCGCCAGAAAAAAAGCTTAAATTAGAATGGGCACACTATAAAACACTTGCAGAAGAGTATATACTAAGTTGCAGGTCATTATACAGGCAGATTGAACAGGAGGTTGAAGAAAGTCTTCTCGTGATCAGAGATGAGGAAAGTTCACTGTTAATTACGGACAACTTCACCCGATTCATCTACCAGAATGCATTTTATCGTACGATGAAGATCTATGGTTTTGAGGAGATGAAATACCAGATCAGAGAAGACGGGGATAACGCCGAGCTATGGCTTGGAAATACAGTACTTGCTTCAGGGACAAGAGACGAGATGGTTGTCCTCAATAATATACACCATGCACTGATGGCATCATTTGGGCTGTATGCAGACGATGTCAAACGTATCCTTGAAAAGAAACGGGTACTTGACGATCTAAGGATCAGGCTTGTCTCGTATATGGATGAGTTTCTAAGGAAGAAACGGCTCAAAGGAAGATGTAATTATATCGGTTAACCATGAAATGGAAAAAAGGAAAAGTTTTTATTATCATCCTCCCGTTTTTAAATCTGATAATATTCATCTGTACTTATAGTAAGGGACGGGAATACCATGTTGATAGGTGATTATGGAGAGATTAAAACCTTTGAAGATTTAAAGACTGAGATCATCGATGTAGATCTCTGCGCAGGGTGTGGAACATGTGCTGCCTTCTGTGAAGCTATCGAGATGGATGGGGATACACCGAAGATGGTGGGGGACTGTGTGCTCGTTAGAGGTGCATTGAAGTGTGGAACGTGTTATACCGTCTGTCCAAAGCGCTCAAACGGTGATGCAACGATCATCGAAAAGTTCCTATCCCGTGAGAAGCGGGATGAACTCTTTGGTAACTATGTTGGGGTGTATGCAGTTAAGGCTACAAACCAGGATATAGTAGCAAAGGCACAGGATGGCGGTGCAGTATCTGCGATAATTCACCATCTGCTTTCAACGGGTGCGATTGACTGTGGTGTAATCTCACAACGTGACGAGAAGTGGCGCGCATCCCCGCTTGTGGTAACAGCGCCCGAGGATGTTACAAAAGGTAGTGGGACACGATATGCAGTCTCGCCCAATGTCGAGATGCTTGGTGAGGTGATAAAGGATGAAAAACTGCGCGTTGCAATTGTTGGAACGCCCTGCCAGGTCAAAGGCGTTAGAAACCTCCAGTCCAAACTGCTTGAGGTAATCGAAGATATCGAGATCTTGAATATCGGGTTGTTTTGCACTGAAAACTTCAGATATGACAGTTTCATCGAGTACATGACCCCCAGGCTTGAAGAAGGGGGACTCAGGATCGAAGACGTGACAAAGACCGAGATCACAAAGGGCAAGTTCTTCTTCAGAAGTCCGAAGGGTGATGTGAGTCTTAAGATCGCAGAACTTGAACCTATAATTCCGACCAACTGTAGAAATTGTATCGATTTCTCAGCAGAGCTTGCAGATATTTCTGTTGGGTCGGTAGGTGCACCAAATGGGTGGTCAACTGTTATCACACGCAACAGTAGATCGGATGAAATCGTCAAGAAGATGATTGAAGAGGGGTTGTTCGAGGTGCAGGATGTGAACATCAAGATCGTACACATGCTCTGTAAAAACAAGCGGAAGCGGCTTGAGAAGGAGGAGGCGGGTGAATAATGAACGGTGAGAAAGCAGTTGTGTACAACTGTTACTGTGCACTCTCAGAGGTCGAGTTTGAAGAGATGAGGGATGATCTGGAAGCGATAGATGGTGTTGAACTGGTGCTGGATGGTTATGATCTCTGCTCTGAATCAGGGCAGAATGATTTGATAAACGAGATCAGTGCCAGAAATATAAAAAAACTTCTTTTGATCTGCAGTGCTGCTTCGATGCCTGAGCAGACGTTCAATCGGGTTCAGAACGAGACAGGGGTGCGTCCGATTCCGATAATAGCAGATGAGAAGGGAACGCTTATTGAAGAAGTAAAGAACGCAATTCAAAATCCGCCTGAGGCAGCAACTATTGAGGATGTTGTACCTGCGGCACTCGTGATAGGAGGTGGAATTGCCGGGATTCAGGCAGCCCTTGATATCGCAGATGCAGGCTTTAAGGTTTATCTTGTGGAGCGAGAACCTTCTGTCGGTGGACACATGTCCCAGCTTGATAAAACCTTCCCAACACTGGATTGTTCAGCCTGTATCCTGACACCGAAGATGGTTGATGTGGGGAGACATCCGAATATTGATCTCATGACCTATTCCGAGGTTATTAAGACCGAAGGATCTGCAGGCCACTTCAAGGTCAGGGTTCGAAAGAAACCAAGATACGTAGATATTAATAAGTGCACGGGATGCGGTCTCTGTGCCGATGCGTGCCGTCTTAAAGGCAAGATACCCAATTCTTTTGATGTTGATATGGGAAAAAGAGGCGCCATTTATGTTCCATTCCCACAGGCAGTACCTCTGAAATATACAATTGATGCATCAAGATGTCTTTTCTTATCAAAGGGTAAGTGTGGTAAAGCACCATCCTGTCTGGAAGCCTGCGAGCGGGATGCAATAGATTTCGAGCAGAAAGAGGAGATTGTTGAACTGGATGTAGGTGCGATCGTGGTTGCAACTGGATATGATCAGTTTGATGCAACGCTCAAGCCCGAGTATGGTTATGGTGATTACGATAACGTAATATCAGGCCTGGAGTTCGAGCGGCTCTGCTCTGCCTCTGGACCAACAGCAGGCAACGTTGTGATCAATGGTAAGACACCCACCAGCGTTGTATTCATTCAGTGCGTTGGATCGAGGGATAAAAACCAGAACCCATACTGCTCAAGGGTCTGCTGCATGTACGCTGCAAAACAGGCGCACCTTGTCCATGAGAAGATCCCTGGCGCATCGATCATGATCTGTTATATGGATGTCAGGGCATTTGGAAAAGGATATGAAGAGTTCTACGAGCGTGTTCAGCGAGATAATGTCCTGTATGTGCGAGGAAATCCATCTGAGGTCTACAGGAAAGGAGATATGCTCATAGTGCGTGGAGAGGATACGCTTACAGGCGAGGCATACGAGAAAGAAGCAGACCTCGTGGTGCTTGCAACCGGGATCACGCCAAGAGCGGATGCAGATCGTATGGCAGAGATTCTTGGTATAGAACGCGACAAGGAAGGTTTCTTCTCAGTTGCAGATCCTCAGCACTCGATCGAGTCATTGCGGGAAGGGATCTTTTTAGCGGGTTGCTGCCAGTCACCGAAGGATATACCTGATACGGTAGCTCATGCCTCAGGTGCTGCTGCAAAGGCCGCGATTTTGCTTTCCAGATCCAGCAAATACAAAGAGGAGGTTGTAGCATGATCGGTGTTTACGTCTGTCACTGTGGCATCAATATCGCATCGGTAGTTGATGTTAAGGCAGTTGCCGAGTTTGCGAGGACGCTTCCTGGCGTTACGGTCGCGAAAGATTACCAGTATATGTGTTCTGATCCAGGACAGGAACTTATCAAGAACGACATCAAAGAACACGGGCTCAAAAGGGTTGTTGTCGCTGCTTGCTCGCCAAGGATGCATGAGCCAACGTTCAGGGTGGCAATCAGTGACGCCAATCTCAATCCATATCTGCTTGAGGTTGCGAACATCAGAGAACACTGCTCATGGGTTCACCATGACAGGGAAGCTGCCACAGCAAAGGCAAAGGATCTTGTACAGAGTGCAGTCTCGAAGGCGATGCTCTTAACACCGCTTGAGTCAAGAGAGGTCGGCGTCACGCCAAGATCACTTGTTATCGGTGGTGGAATTGCGGGACTCGAAGCAGCACTTGATATCGCAGATGCAGGCTTCAAGGTTTATCTTGTGGAGCGTGAAGCCACGCTTGGTGGACATGCAGCCCAGATTGAACGTCTTTTCCCAGCAATGGAAGATGCATCGTGTCTCGTCCTCCCAAAGATGGCATCTGTGATGGAACATCCAAATATCGAGGTGATGACCGATTCCGAGATTTTGGAGGTTGACGGCTATGTCGGTAATTTTGAGGTCACGGTTGTAAAACACCCAA of the Candidatus Syntrophoarchaeum caldarius genome contains:
- a CDS encoding coenzyme F420-reducing hydrogenase subunit beta — its product is MLIGDYGEIKTFEDLKTEIIDVDLCAGCGTCAAFCEAIEMDGDTPKMVGDCVLVRGALKCGTCYTVCPKRSNGDATIIEKFLSREKRDELFGNYVGVYAVKATNQDIVAKAQDGGAVSAIIHHLLSTGAIDCGVISQRDEKWRASPLVVTAPEDVTKGSGTRYAVSPNVEMLGEVIKDEKLRVAIVGTPCQVKGVRNLQSKLLEVIEDIEILNIGLFCTENFRYDSFIEYMTPRLEEGGLRIEDVTKTEITKGKFFFRSPKGDVSLKIAELEPIIPTNCRNCIDFSAELADISVGSVGAPNGWSTVITRNSRSDEIVKKMIEEGLFEVQDVNIKIVHMLCKNKRKRLEKEEAGE
- the hdrA gene encoding heterodisulfide reductase subunit A (overlaps another CDS with the same product name) encodes the protein MNGEKAVVYNCYCALSEVEFEEMRDDLEAIDGVELVLDGYDLCSESGQNDLINEISARNIKKLLLICSAASMPEQTFNRVQNETGVRPIPIIADEKGTLIEEVKNAIQNPPEAATIEDVVPAALVIGGGIAGIQAALDIADAGFKVYLVEREPSVGGHMSQLDKTFPTLDCSACILTPKMVDVGRHPNIDLMTYSEVIKTEGSAGHFKVRVRKKPRYVDINKCTGCGLCADACRLKGKIPNSFDVDMGKRGAIYVPFPQAVPLKYTIDASRCLFLSKGKCGKAPSCLEACERDAIDFEQKEEIVELDVGAIVVATGYDQFDATLKPEYGYGDYDNVISGLEFERLCSASGPTAGNVVINGKTPTSVVFIQCVGSRDKNQNPYCSRVCCMYAAKQAHLVHEKIPGASIMICYMDVRAFGKGYEEFYERVQRDNVLYVRGNPSEVYRKGDMLIVRGEDTLTGEAYEKEADLVVLATGITPRADADRMAEILGIERDKEGFFSVADPQHSIESLREGIFLAGCCQSPKDIPDTVAHASGAAAKAAILLSRSSKYKEEVVA